A window of Streptomyces marispadix contains these coding sequences:
- a CDS encoding adenosine deaminase, with protein MTSQTLNTIPTPQQIRRAPKALLHDHLDGGLRPATIVELAAETDYDALPATDAESLERWFRQAADSGSLERYLETFSHTVGIMQTREALTRVAAECAEDLAADGVVYAEVRFAPEQHLEKGLTLEEAVEAVNEGFREGERRARAAGARIRVGALLTAMRHAARALEIAELANRYRELGVVGFDIAGAEAGHPPTRHLDAFEFLKRENNHFTIHAGEAFGLPSIWQALQWCGADRLGHGVRIIDDIQEDGTGSVKLGRLASYVRDKRIPLELCPSSNLQTGAAPSYEEHPIGLLRRLHFRATVNTDNRLMSGTSMSQEFEHLVRTFHYTLDDMQWFTVNALKSSFIPFDERLAMINDVVKPGYAELKSEWLFRE; from the coding sequence ATGACGAGCCAGACCCTCAACACGATTCCCACCCCGCAGCAGATCCGCCGCGCTCCCAAGGCGCTGCTCCACGACCACCTCGACGGTGGTCTGCGACCCGCCACCATCGTCGAACTGGCCGCCGAGACCGACTACGACGCGCTGCCCGCGACCGACGCGGAGAGCCTTGAGCGCTGGTTCCGGCAGGCCGCGGACTCCGGTTCGCTGGAGCGCTATCTGGAGACGTTCTCCCACACCGTGGGCATCATGCAGACCCGCGAGGCACTGACCCGGGTCGCCGCCGAATGCGCCGAGGACCTCGCGGCGGACGGCGTCGTCTACGCCGAGGTCCGCTTCGCCCCGGAGCAGCACCTGGAGAAGGGCCTCACCCTCGAAGAGGCGGTGGAGGCCGTCAACGAGGGCTTCCGCGAGGGCGAACGACGAGCCCGCGCCGCGGGCGCCCGCATCCGGGTCGGTGCGCTGCTCACCGCGATGCGGCACGCGGCACGTGCCCTGGAGATCGCCGAACTCGCCAACCGCTACCGCGAGTTGGGCGTCGTCGGCTTCGACATCGCCGGTGCCGAGGCGGGCCACCCGCCCACTCGCCACCTGGACGCCTTCGAATTTCTCAAGCGTGAGAACAACCACTTCACGATCCACGCGGGCGAGGCGTTCGGCCTGCCGTCCATCTGGCAGGCACTCCAGTGGTGCGGCGCGGACCGGCTGGGCCACGGCGTGCGCATCATCGACGACATCCAGGAGGACGGCACGGGGTCGGTGAAGCTGGGCCGTCTAGCGTCCTACGTGAGGGACAAGCGCATCCCGCTGGAGCTGTGCCCGTCGTCCAACTTGCAGACGGGCGCGGCCCCTTCGTACGAGGAGCACCCCATCGGGCTGCTGCGCAGGCTGCACTTCCGTGCCACGGTGAACACCGACAACAGGCTGATGAGCGGTACGAGCATGAGCCAGGAGTTCGAGCACCTGGTGAGGACGTTCCACTACACGCTCGACGACATGCAGTGGTTCACGGTCAATGCTCTGAAGTCCTCGTTCATCCCGTTCGACGAACGTCTCGCGATGATCAACGACGTGGTCAAGCCCGGCTATGCCGAGCTTAAGTCGGAGTGGCTCTTCCGCGAGTGA